The genomic interval ATGTTCCACGAGGTGGCGCACGGCCTGGGCATCAAGAACACCATCAACGGCCACGGAACGGTGCGCGAGGCGCTGAAGGAGCGCGCGGGCGGGCTGGAGGAGGAGAAGGCCGACGTGCTGGGCCTGTACATGGTCACGCAGCTCAACCGCCAGGGCGAGCTGGGTCACGAGGACCTGCTGAACAACTACGTCACCTTCCTGGGCGGGCTGTTCCGCTCGGTGCGCTTCGGCGCGTCGGACGCGCACGGCAGGGCGAACATGGCCACGTTCAACTTCTTCGCCGAGCAGGGCGCCTTCACCCGCGACGCGCGCACCGGCCGCTACCGCGTGGACTTCCCCAAGATGCAGGCGGCGGTCAACGCGCTCTCGGAGAAGATCCTGCGCCTCCAGGGCACGGGCGACTATGCGGGCGTGGGCGAGTTCATGGCCACCAGCGGCATCGTGAAGCCGCAGCTCCAGCACGACCTCGGCCGCCTCTCTACCGCCGGGATCCCCGTGGACATCGTCTTCGTCCAGGGCATGTCCGTCCTCAACGCCGGCCGGTAGCTCATCGTGAACTGTGCGAGGGGTTCGCCTCTCGCACGGTTCCAATAGCCTTTCTCATGGCGATCACAAATAAGACACGTAAGCAACTCTGGGGACTCTCGGGGAACCTCTGCGCAATGTGTCGGAGCGAATTAGTTGCACCCGAAACCCCGCATAGCGAGAAGTCGGTAATCGGCGAAGAGTGCCACATCATCGCACAATCACGGCGAGGGCCGCGCGGACAGAGGGAAGGCCAGGTAAAACTTCATGAGTACGAGAATCTCATCCTTCTTTGCCGAAACGATCATAAACGAGTCGATGATCAACGCGAAACCTTTACCGAGGAATACCTCACACAACTGAAATCAAGGCACGAAGCCTGGGTCGCTAGTGCATTGCGCGACGCAAGCTCTGCAAGAGAACCGGAAAACGGCCAAGTATTTCAAGTTCGAATGCTGTCAACAGGCGAAGAGGTCGTCAGTATCATCAATGGCGTTCAAGGTTATGATT from Longimicrobiaceae bacterium carries:
- a CDS encoding HNH endonuclease; its protein translation is MAITNKTRKQLWGLSGNLCAMCRSELVAPETPHSEKSVIGEECHIIAQSRRGPRGQREGQVKLHEYENLILLCRNDHKRVDDQRETFTEEYLTQLKSRHEAWVASALRDASSAREPENGQVFQVRMLSTGEEVVSIINGVQGYDFDQDPLRNQDEVALVATFMQSVKGWADI